From the Porites lutea chromosome 5, jaPorLute2.1, whole genome shotgun sequence genome, the window TTATTAAGTCTgggaatagaccattttacagttgtgggcttatAATAATTAGTACCCTCGCCTTTGAATGAATGAGAGGCagtgaggttgaccttgttttgatacaaaccccttttgctttgttatggaaattgtccttgaaaattactagttagcataagaacaactTGATTTATATTATTTGATTTATTATATAAtaaaggtttgtatcaaaacgaggtcaactccagccttgCTTCTATCTGTAACTGTTTCATGGCCTATTGCAGGTTACCATTATTTTTATCTATGAAGTACAGAGTATTCGAAAGCTTAACTAAATGGTACTGGCCAACTGGAAAAAATATAAGTTCGTAAACATCTTTTTAAATATCTGCATAGAGTATTTTTAAGCATAGGTACTTAACCCTTAAACTCCCTTAAGTTTAATGTTGAAGCACATAAAACAGTATTACATCTGAGAAAAGAAATTCCTGACATCCATACAGTACGAATAACTTGCTAGTTTTTCATCTTACAGTTTTTATAAGAATTACCTTTTTGGACGGACTTGAACTTTTCCAATTCCGTTTGCATTTGTTGCTGAATTCTGTCCAAgttggccgccatctttgattttggcAATGAAGATCGCAGGCTCAATGAGACTTACAAGAGACAAGAGACTGGGAGAGAGACTGGGCCGACTACTGAAGTGAGAACGCCTGGTGGAAATTGGTAAATACGTAAAAAAGGAAGTGTATCTAATTTGACTAATGTTAgagtttttgttctttttgaatTGGAAATTTTGCACGCCAAAGTAATCGGAGCATTCACTTATTCTAAAAATTTTCGCTGGCTGTTGGAGGATATGgtattggcaagaatttttaCCCGATGCCACCAGCTACTCTTCACCAAAGCTGGAAGAAATAAAGGTGAGTTTTAATACTTCACTTAAATCGGGTTAAGCAAACTGTTCGTGCTATAGTTTTCCCCCTTTGAATGTTCCACCGCTTGAAACTAACATGTAAAATTTGTCAGTTTACAGCTAAATCAACATGATTTAGATGTTTGGCAAGTTTGTTGATCAATGCTTCAAAGTTATGTAATCAGGCTACTTGTTGAACCTCTCTCCAACGGCCACCTTgcggacagaagaaagtggccattgtagagaggttgaaacaagagtaaatgtatggactgtccgccaaaaaaatggccgttgtagagaaaTGGCCGTTAGTGGAGCTTCGGCTGTACATTATTATTACCAGCACAGTTATGTGGATTCTATGCGCATTTTCAATGTGTTTTCTGATCAAGCCTTCTTCTTAGGCTGCTTAGCCTTTACTTAAACCCAGAATCTAACACCTACTGGCAGTCAACCTGTACAGGCAGTTTTGTTGGCGAGTATTCATGGACAAGTGGCAAAGCcactggaaaatgaaaaatttgttGCCTTCCAAtcccagggctgtcattaaagGGTGGGGGCCAGGGatatttcccccggctactacAAACGTGGCCCCCCGCTACTTTTATagcaaaatagaagaaaaatagaaccaaacgaaatccctagctgtttgattccccgcctactggTTGtttttacctggcaacttgaaatcttagtgacaaccctgcaatCCCCATTCCTTTGATGGCTTCAGTGCTCATTCGCCTGTGCCTATGGGAAACTGGTCATTTCAGTACAGACTTAAGCAGTGAAGCAGcacaaaatttttgatcactaaAAGTATAGTTTGCACATGAACAATAAAATTTATGACATGAATATTCCCTGTTGTATAAGCCAACTATGTGAAGCTATTGAAACCTTGACTGAATTATTATGTAACAAAACAACgttgtatcaaaacaaatgGTAAGCTGCAAATGCCAATACAGTAACCACCTATTACATGTATGAAAGCTAACCCGTTTTTACAAAACAGAGGGTGTTGAAAATATCGCAATCCTTATGTCTTTTAAGATAAACTGTACACCCATTACCTTGCCACCGAGACTTATGGTCCTCTTTACGAGTAATGATACTTAAAGGAAAACATctaataaatttttttcaaattctctttGGAACAGTTCATCACTTCCTTAAGTTGTCAACTGCAAATACAGAGGCCAAGGAGTCGAAATTACATTATCTTTTGCTGATCATTCCCGTATCAACATTTGGCCTTGGTACGTGGCAGATCCACAGATTGCAGTGGAAGAAAGGTTTGATTAAAGAGCTTGAGGAGAGAACAACTCAGCCAGTTCAAGAACTATCAGAAAAGTAACTGAGAACTCTGGTTTTTTGTTTAAATGTGGTTTTTGTAAATACCGTTTATTGTAAGATTATTTGTCTATCAACTTTAATTATTGCAGTATCGATAAACTAAGGACAAAAGAACTGGAATACCGCCGTATCAGATTACGAGGAAAGTTTGACCATTCAGAGGAAATTCATGTGTTACCAAGGTCACTTAATGAAGGCCCACATGGTGGAGGGGGCCTGGGGCAGAGGCCAAAATCTGGTGCACACATCATTACACCATTTGACTTGTCTGAAACTGGGTAAGTTTCTCTTAATGGCTGttaattggtttattttctaaGCAGTCTTTATAAGAGATTGTTTAACTCATATAATCAGCAACTATTGGTATGATCAATatattattggaaaaaaaagaaaatattagcATAAACtataaccaaaggttacagaGTGCAGACAACAACAATCGATGGTCCAAATGCTCTTGCCCCATCACTGTGCTTTGCCTAAGTTTCATGTGATAGATCACACATGATCAGATTTGTGAGCTATAAAAATGATGTCCAAACGTGCGTGATGAGTTTGCATTCTGCgtattccattcattcttagtggaagtccaaatgaaGGTGGCTTCATAGGTGCTGTGGTCTCACAGGAGGATAGGGATCAAACAGTCACTGAGAAAAATGAGGCACTGTTGTCAAATTGAGTACATATAGGAAACAATATAGTAACACTATTACTCTTGCCACATTGGGTGCTGTCGCTTCCCAGCTCCACCCAATatggaatctttttttttcccaattaGCTGCCGTTATAAAGATGTTATGTCATTTCAAAATCGAATATACTTTATATTATTGATGTTTATTAATGTTACTTTTAGGCAAAGAATATTGGTCAATAGAGGATGGGTACcaagggataaaattgaacctgAGAAAAGACCAGAAGGACAGGTAAATATGTTTTTCTTATAACTATTTTTAGACAGCAGGCAGAAGACATAAAGCTCTGTCAAATATGTACTTACCAACTGTATTTACTCAAAAAATAAGTACCATCTGGAAATAAGTCTGCATAGAACAGGAGCAATAAACAAGCACCACATGTGATGCACCAAATACAATGCTTGCCTACACTTCAGCGCTTGTAAAAAGCACCATCTGATAGTctgggacaagtagatttttttgccaggcaagtaacttttaaagctcacTTACCCGATGGGCAAGGGTCCatcagggttttcaataagattTTAAGTAGGTGGGAAAAGCTTTGGAATGGGTAGGGGGGGGGGAACTCGGACTTGCAAGGGGCaagtttctggaaaaaaattgaaatctgggcttcttagaatgcatttccagcattctggagcaaaagttagagtgtttgaacagaacacagacatcatttAATTCTGGCTTTTTTGTGCAGTGACAGCACATGAATACTCTATTTAAACTGGGGTAATTACCAAAGAAAAGTAAGTCATCTTCCAACTAAGCATTAActaagggtgctttccattagTCAGAACTTGCTGGCCGGGCAAATTagtttgaaaatggaataagcTTTTTCCAAGGGTTTtggctgaaaaaccatctccttcgtgcatactatttaggatttgactgatctggctggatagttttgattaagaGTGAACTTCTCATGATGATAAGGATGGTCTGGCCTGTCAGTTCTgagaaatggaaagcgccctaagacAAGCAAGTGGTACCCCAAGCAAGCAACATGTGCTTCTTGCCCAAAAGATGTGCTGGAATGCAAGGATTTTTTGAGCCCTGATACTTATTCTGTTAATTCATTTAGGTTTCTTCTGTAATCACTTAAGTTTTTTTAATGACTACACAGATCCAAGGAGAGGTTGAGTTGGTTGGTTTCATAAGACAAGGAGAAAAGGTTAGTACATCTTAATTTGTGACATGTTCTTGAGGCTTGATAGTGTGACAACTCAGGGGCCAGTTGCATAAGCCTCAATGTCAGACATAAGCTTCAACTGAGCTGGCCCTCACCTTGTTAACTCAGTTGAAAGCTGATGCCAGTCTGCTGAGGAGGAAGCTGTGAGTTCAAACCTTCACTAGATCACCAATCAAGGTCTTTAAAAAACTGGTGAGATCATACTAGCTGTGATTAAAACCCTTTCTCAGTTCAGATTATCATGTCATTGGCTGGTGCCTGCATTAAGCTGTTGGCCATGTCTCCTTTACACATTAGTTGGAAGGGGACATGTTAAAGAACGCATAACATTCAAAAAGAGTAGGGAAGGTAGGGGCTAGTGTCATGGTTTATCCGACTTGTGCTGTCATTGGTTTGGGTGGGTGAGATGAGATCAGACATCGACTGAAGCGGATGCATAGTGCACTTTTACATGTCGATGTCTGATCTCACCTCTCTGGCTCCTCTGCAATTTCAGGTATTGGTTACATGTTCAGCCCAGTCAATCTCTTCTACCTTATGCCAGACGATGACAGTTACTTCTGATGTTACGTTTTATGCAACTGGCCCCAGGTCCCATGTCTCTCTCTTTCCTTTCCGCTCTGGGGTGTAAGCTATGTGTTATGCCCATCAGTGGTAAATCTGGGGGGTCCCCTGGATGCCTACACACTCCTATCTTCTTACCCCAGATACTGCTTCCCCTTTTTACTTCAaatacccttgaaaaaaaatggTACAACAAATATTGTTGTAACTGAAGTAAATTTCCCTTCCCTGCGAACTTTCACTCCAACCCCTCAAAATCCTAggtctgcgagcaagctctccaagACACTCTGGATGTGGGGTGGGTAAAGAAGGGAGAGTTTGCAACTACATCCCTGGAATTTGAATTctacctccaattcccctgtggctccccgtcgactggCTGTCAGATTTCTGCCAATCAACATGAAGCGGAAACtagcgcgaatgtaaacaaacattgaaaaacagtGTACCAAGGGTAATGATGTCATTACttatgtcatctccgccaattaGCATTTcgcattgattttttttatgcagatattcaaattccagcaATATGGTTGCAAACTCTCCTTCCATTTCCTGTCCTGCCACCAGAGTGCCCCGGAGAGCTTCCTTGTAGGCTGCAAAATCCTACATCTGCCCCAGGACATATTTAGGGCTGACCTGCACCTATTCCAAAAAAGCTTTGTGATTCGCTGGGAAGACAATAGGGATggtgacataacaatgcccctatccctgaaaacaataggaAGTGCAGGTTATAGGGACCAATGAAACAATAGGTTTGGATGGGTGCAGGTCAATCACATATTTTAGATGGATGGTGACAAAATCACCTTGTGCTTGATTGCAGGTTGAACATTTGGAATTTAGACTTTAATGTTTCATGATATTTGCTGCTGATTATTTACTGTTGTCATCTTTGTTTTGTCTTTAGAGACAGCCCTTCCAGGCCAAAAATAATCCTGAGAAAAATCAGTGGTGTTCACGTGATGTGGATGCCATGGCTGAAGTAACAGGAAGTTTACCCATTCTTGTGGATGCTGATGCTGGTAACATTCATTTTCCTCAAATATCATCACTGTTTTGTGTTGCTTTCCATGTAATATTGTCGTTGACTTTCATTAAATATAGTTTATCCAAATTAGAATGCTTTTACCCCTTGAAAGATAGGAGAAGGCCCTGTGGTTATAGGTCCCTCAactaatcaatcaatcaaccagaACATACTAAAAGTTACAGTCCCCCAATGTCGTCCCAGCTGGTTTAGAAACCACTTTTTAATCTGCTGGCTTCGGTTCGAGGTTTCCTTTTAAGGATCATTTGTAGCGCAAGTTGCATTTCCACTTAAGAGCTTGACTGTGATCGGAGCACGAGATTTCTCTTCTGTTGCTTAGTTTTGTTTGAAGACGCGTTTGTCGCATCCTGCACTTTTGGCATGCTGTGACTTGCCAAGGTGATTACACTGTTTGCTAAAGGACTTAGCCTAAAGATGTCCGCATATGTAGTTATGAGAATTAGAGTTAAGCCCAGATGAGTTGAAATTTTTCTTAAGACATCATTCAAACCGAGACTCAATGTCCTAATCCTTTTTTTAGCCAGTACCATTCCTGGAGGGCCGAAAGGAGGTCAGACTCGAGTTTATCTACGAAATGAGCATCTTCAGTACATCATTACATGGTATGTATGCAGGTGGTATTTAAGGGGCAGGGCATTTTGGTACCTCTCGGAGTTTTCGTGAAGGACCTGATCATATCCGAAGAGTTCCGAAGATTAGATTAGATTTCCGAACATTCTAAAATGTGTGATTTCGGGGATATTGGGATATTGCAATCATTCACACGCTTCTCTCTTGTAGCATCGTGTCAGTTAACGTTGTATTAACTCAAATGTTCCGCCTTGCGTGAGAAATTGATCCACAAGCGTAGGCTGGTTTGAGATCGACTTTTTTGTTCCGTGTGCGTGAAAGGTCCTGAATTTAGAGTTGCCATGATCAGGGGAAAGTTAGGCcgaaaaacaataatatttctaGGTCCAGGAAAAGTCAGGAAAAATCTTTGATAGTGTCAGGAGCTCCTGATAATGTCAAAGTCCTTGAAAGTCAGGGAACTTTTTTCATTGGGCAATATACATGTATCTCTTGAAAAGTTTAAAGGATAAAAGACAAACGTGAATTGTGTGCATTATCAGGCAACTAGTAGAAGGGCAGTGAAATTGTTTAGAGGTCAGGGAAACATCGAAGAAGTTATTAGTTTCTGATGAGTGACAACCTTGGGCCTTGGTTAAAGTGCCCGCCAGCAACATTGACAACTTCTTTATGACTTCTGCCAGGCCTTCGTCACCTCTATTTGTAATAGTTTCATTAGTTCTTTAGACTATAGCCACTTCCTCGCTCTACTGCAGTACCCTACTTCCACCAGTGGATCAACTACGCTGCATCGAAAGACAATTCACCAAATTTTAAAGGTGTTCAGTAATCTGTGACAGTTCAGCACACCAACGTCGTAGTACAAAGAAAAAGGCGAGAAGGCGCGCATGTTCTCGTTTTGCGCACTCCAGTAGTTTGAGGAAAGTGTCTGTTTTTCAAGTTTCTGGATTTTAAACATAACAATAAGGCatattttttttggttctttCAGGTACGCTTTATCTGGTTTTACCGCTTACATGTACTACAAGCTGAGGAAGTCTCCAAATAAACCGATATTCAAATGATTGTAATTGCTCATTTTCCTGACACTAAAGCAATGTTCACACAAGCTATACCGGATACCTTTTGCGCCGCCACGAAAATCATaacggatagggcttctgttctaCAGTTGTGGCGACGCGATTTCTCTAAAATGGAGCGTCagatatcggataggtgttcacactacAACTGAAAGGATAGCTTTTCGTAGCGCCCGGTATAGTGTAAACACAGCCTGATAGTTCCGGTTGGTGGCatagcagtggcggatccaaggGAGGGGCCCGAGGGGGCCGcctcccccttatttttggaccaaactgaggcccgaagggcgggaaaaaatttttttaagaccccctcccccccccccacctcttatctcagggtctggatgacctcCCCCTCGTCcacttatctgaaggtctggatcggcCACTGCAGAGGAGCTATCATCTGCAAGACAATGCGACAACTAAGATGGGAATTCTTTTTGAAATGTTACATCTATATCTACATCTACATGCATTAGGTGGGTGAAAATCACTAAGACATCATACTAACCGTAACATGATGTAAAATAATgatatgaaattaaataaaggtAACTGAAACGAACGAAATGGCAGTTTCACTTTGTGGTTTATCTTGATTTCaacatttgaggaaaaaaagtgaaaagccgTTATTGTTTATAGTCAGTAAGTATGTTTCAATACTTTAGCAGCCACAGCAATGGCGATAAACTATCAACTGacaaagcaaaattgactggggCTCAGGTAGGATCCGCGCTTTACTCTAATAGTTGTCACCAGAATTTTCCAGAAAATAAGGTTCCAGTGAATAATTCAGTCTTTTCGTGGAAAAGCAGTTTTGAAGTTTTTCGACTATTATATAATACCATTCCTTGCTAAACAACTGTTATTCGTAGCGTTCTCATAAAAGCTAAATCCATTTGAACGCCCCCAACCACCAGCGGCCCCAACATTTGAAAGACTGCCGCGCGGGGACCCTGGAGTTCTTCTTTACAGCAAGTATGTCCAGCTGTATGTCAACTAGGGGGTACACATATAACGGAATTCGACTGCGATAAAGAGATTCAAACCCAGTAGCTTATATCCGTCGCATATAACTTAAGCTTAggcagcttaagcaacaacTATGGCAACGGTTGCAAAAACAGTCACTTACAAAATGAATTCGCGCTACTTCAAACATTATTGTTCTTATTTCATCTCGTTCAAtccgtcaaatgttggcaaattttttttgagttgaattcttgaagactgtatcgaagttcaggaaa encodes:
- the LOC140937241 gene encoding surfeit locus protein 1-like, with amino-acid sequence MVLARIFTRCHQLLFTKAGRNKVHHFLKLSTANTEAKESKLHYLLLIIPVSTFGLGTWQIHRLQWKKGLIKELEERTTQPVQELSENIDKLRTKELEYRRIRLRGKFDHSEEIHVLPRSLNEGPHGGGGLGQRPKSGAHIITPFDLSETGQRILVNRGWVPRDKIEPEKRPEGQIQGEVELVGFIRQGEKRQPFQAKNNPEKNQWCSRDVDAMAEVTGSLPILVDADAASTIPGGPKGGQTRVYLRNEHLQYIITWYALSGFTAYMYYKLRKSPNKPIFK